One segment of Candidatus Eisenbacteria bacterium DNA contains the following:
- a CDS encoding cytochrome P450 encodes MNDELIFVDPKAYADQARWHAAAERLRKTNPLPLVRAEGFIPFRAVTRHADVDEIERHHDLFHNTEESVLSSIVQAEQRRLMPVIKTLIHMDGREHREHRKITNEWFKPANLRLTVESQLRPLARRQIQRMIEMGGECDFARDIALYYPLHVIMSILGVDEADEPRMLQLTQQIFGAEDPDVGQGEDHGQVVLAALLDMARYFQAMTEDRRAHPKSDVASTIANATIDGQQLGELEMAGYYAIIATAGHDTTSSSLAGGLEALIQNPDQLRALQNDRALLPRAVDEIIRWVSPVRHFMRQTQQDYVLGGTRLAAGDWLLLSYLSANRDDTMFENPFRFDIRRANADKHLAFGIGVHFCLGAHLARMELQAFLEELLPRLEHVELAGTPEYMATTFVGGPKRLPIRYRIGAAA; translated from the coding sequence ATGAATGACGAGCTGATCTTCGTCGACCCGAAGGCGTACGCCGATCAGGCGCGGTGGCACGCGGCGGCCGAGCGCCTGCGCAAGACGAATCCGCTGCCGCTCGTGCGTGCCGAAGGGTTCATCCCCTTCCGCGCCGTCACGCGCCATGCCGACGTCGACGAGATCGAGCGCCACCACGATCTCTTCCACAACACCGAGGAATCGGTGTTGAGCTCGATCGTCCAGGCCGAGCAGCGCCGGCTCATGCCCGTCATCAAGACGCTGATCCACATGGACGGGCGCGAGCACCGCGAGCACCGCAAGATCACGAACGAGTGGTTCAAGCCGGCGAACCTCCGCTTGACCGTCGAGAGCCAGCTCCGGCCGCTCGCCCGCCGCCAGATCCAGCGCATGATCGAGATGGGCGGCGAGTGCGACTTCGCGCGCGACATCGCCCTCTACTACCCGCTGCACGTCATCATGAGCATCCTCGGCGTCGACGAGGCCGACGAGCCCCGCATGCTGCAGTTGACGCAGCAGATCTTCGGCGCCGAGGACCCCGACGTCGGGCAGGGCGAGGACCACGGCCAGGTCGTGCTCGCCGCGCTGCTCGACATGGCGCGCTACTTCCAGGCCATGACCGAGGACCGCCGCGCGCACCCCAAGAGCGACGTGGCGTCGACCATCGCCAACGCGACGATCGACGGGCAGCAGCTCGGCGAGCTGGAGATGGCGGGCTACTACGCCATCATCGCCACGGCGGGACACGACACGACGTCGAGCTCGCTCGCCGGCGGGCTCGAGGCCCTGATCCAGAATCCCGATCAGCTCCGCGCCTTGCAGAACGATCGCGCGCTGCTGCCGAGGGCCGTCGACGAGATCATCCGCTGGGTGAGCCCGGTGCGGCACTTCATGCGCCAGACGCAGCAGGACTACGTGCTCGGCGGCACGCGCCTCGCGGCCGGCGACTGGCTCCTCTTGTCGTATCTGTCGGCGAACCGCGACGACACGATGTTCGAGAATCCCTTCCGGTTCGACATCCGGCGCGCCAACGCGGACAAGCACCTCGCGTTCGGGATCGGCGTCCACTTCTGTCTCGGCGCGCATCTCGCGCGCATGGAGCTGCAGGCCTTCCTGGAGGAGCTGCTGCCGCGCCTCGAGCACGTCGAGCTCGCGGGCACGCCCGAGTACATGGCGACGACGTTCGTCGGCGGGCCGAAACGCCTGCCGATCCGCTACCGCATCGGCGCGGCCGCGTGA
- a CDS encoding SDR family oxidoreductase, with protein sequence MNVGLEGRKAIICASSRGLGRACATALAREGVSVVVNGRDVEQLDATAEAIRRETGARVVAVAADLCTEDGRERLVAACPDADILVTNNGGPSPGRFEDCDRAAWLAALEQNLLAPVLMIRAVIGGMRARRFGRIVNITSAMVKSPHPLMGLSTAARSALTAACKGLSREVARDNVTINNLLPERIDTDRQRFMAGLQAAARGISIEEAYADIASSIAANRLGTPEEFAAACVYLCSAQAGFVSGQNLQIDGGSYAGVI encoded by the coding sequence ATGAACGTCGGACTCGAAGGACGAAAGGCCATCATCTGCGCGTCGAGCCGCGGGCTCGGTCGTGCCTGCGCGACGGCGCTCGCGCGCGAGGGCGTCTCGGTCGTGGTGAACGGCCGCGACGTGGAGCAGCTCGACGCGACCGCCGAAGCGATCCGGCGCGAGACTGGCGCGCGGGTCGTCGCCGTCGCCGCCGATCTCTGCACCGAGGACGGCCGGGAGCGGCTCGTGGCGGCGTGCCCGGACGCCGACATTCTCGTCACCAACAACGGGGGTCCGTCGCCTGGTCGTTTCGAGGACTGCGATCGTGCGGCGTGGCTCGCCGCCCTGGAGCAGAACCTCCTGGCGCCCGTCCTCATGATCCGAGCCGTCATCGGGGGCATGCGGGCGCGCCGGTTCGGGCGCATCGTCAACATCACCTCGGCGATGGTGAAATCGCCTCATCCGCTGATGGGGCTCTCGACGGCGGCTCGCAGCGCGCTGACGGCCGCATGCAAGGGTCTCTCGCGCGAGGTCGCGCGCGACAACGTGACGATCAACAACCTCCTGCCCGAGCGCATCGACACCGACCGCCAGCGCTTCATGGCCGGGCTCCAGGCGGCGGCGCGCGGCATCTCGATCGAGGAGGCGTACGCGGACATCGCCTCGTCGATCGCGGCGAACCGGCTCGGAACGCCCGAGGAGTTCGCGGCGGCGTGCGTCTACCTGTGCAGCGCGCAGGCCGGGTTCGTCTCGGGACAGAACCTCCAGATCGACGGCGGCTCGTATGCCGGCGTGATCTGA